One genomic region from Bacillus sp. SLBN-46 encodes:
- a CDS encoding pro-sigmaK processing inhibitor BofA family protein: MEPIIVISVLGGLILLLLFSGAPFKPARFVGQAAVKFLIGALFLFFLNAAGNRYGIHVPINVATSAVSGFLGIPGVFALVAIQHWVL, encoded by the coding sequence TTGGAACCTATTATCGTTATTTCTGTATTAGGAGGCCTGATCCTATTACTCTTATTCTCTGGGGCACCTTTTAAACCAGCACGGTTTGTTGGTCAAGCAGCGGTTAAATTCTTAATTGGGGCGTTGTTTCTATTTTTCTTAAATGCAGCCGGTAACCGGTACGGGATCCATGTCCCCATTAATGTGGCTACATCTGCAGTTTCCGGCTTTCTGGGGATACCTGGAGTATTTGCATTAGTAGCTATTCAACACTGGGTTTTATAG
- a CDS encoding YaaL family protein, protein MFFRRKGRLRKEYDEKLLIQLNRLKDHWQQEKQLLEKSFDPSEEVICQTKIAEAKYIFLLREAKQRNVTLLR, encoded by the coding sequence ATGTTTTTTCGACGTAAAGGACGGCTTCGAAAAGAGTATGATGAAAAGCTCTTGATACAGTTGAATCGTTTGAAAGATCATTGGCAGCAAGAAAAACAGCTATTGGAAAAAAGTTTTGATCCTTCCGAAGAGGTTATTTGCCAAACAAAAATTGCAGAAGCGAAGTATATCTTCTTATTAAGAGAAGCAAAACAGCGAAATGTCACTTTATTAAGATGA
- the recR gene encoding recombination mediator RecR, whose translation MHYPEPISKLIDSFMKLPGIGPKTAARLAFYVLSMKEDTVLDFAKALVNAKRNLTYCSVCGHITDQDPCYICEDQRRDRSIICVVQDPKDVIAMEKMKEFNGLYHVLHGAISPMDGIGPEDINIPDLLKRLQDETVQEVILATNPNIEGEATAMYISRLLKPSGIKTTRIAHGLPVGGDLEYADEVTLSKAIEGRREL comes from the coding sequence ATGCATTATCCTGAACCGATTTCTAAGCTCATCGATAGCTTTATGAAACTGCCAGGAATCGGCCCGAAAACGGCTGCACGCCTGGCCTTTTACGTGTTAAGTATGAAAGAGGACACCGTCCTTGATTTTGCAAAAGCGCTTGTGAATGCGAAGCGTAATTTAACGTATTGTTCTGTTTGTGGTCACATCACCGATCAGGATCCTTGTTATATATGTGAAGATCAACGCAGGGATAGAAGTATCATTTGTGTAGTTCAGGATCCAAAGGATGTTATTGCAATGGAAAAGATGAAGGAATTCAACGGGTTATATCATGTGTTACATGGAGCTATTTCTCCGATGGACGGGATAGGTCCAGAGGATATTAATATTCCTGATTTATTAAAACGTCTTCAGGATGAAACTGTACAGGAAGTCATTTTGGCTACGAATCCGAATATTGAAGGTGAAGCAACGGCTATGTATATCTCTCGTTTGTTAAAGCCATCAGGTATTAAGACGACAAGAATTGCCCATGGACTACCAGTTGGCGGGGACCTTGAGTATGCTGATGAAGTAACCTTATCGAAAGCAATAGAGGGCCGACGGGAACTATAA
- a CDS encoding YbaB/EbfC family nucleoid-associated protein, whose translation MMRGGMGNMQNMMKQMQKMQKKMAEAQEELGQEKIEGTAGGGMVKVVVTGHKEVVDVQIKPEAVDPDDVEMLQDLVLAAVNDALKKAEELTNNTMGQFTKGMNLPF comes from the coding sequence ATGATGCGTGGCGGAATGGGTAATATGCAAAATATGATGAAACAAATGCAAAAAATGCAAAAGAAAATGGCGGAAGCTCAAGAAGAATTAGGTCAAGAAAAGATTGAAGGAACTGCTGGCGGCGGTATGGTTAAGGTTGTTGTAACCGGTCATAAAGAAGTGGTAGATGTACAAATTAAACCTGAGGCAGTTGACCCAGATGATGTAGAAATGTTGCAGGATCTTGTGTTAGCAGCAGTAAATGACGCCCTTAAAAAGGCTGAAGAGCTAACAAACAATACAATGGGCCAATTCACAAAAGGAATGAACCTTCCTTTCTAA